In Meleagris gallopavo isolate NT-WF06-2002-E0010 breed Aviagen turkey brand Nicholas breeding stock chromosome 5, Turkey_5.1, whole genome shotgun sequence, a single window of DNA contains:
- the YLPM1 gene encoding YLP motif-containing protein 1 isoform X5 — translation MKGPGVGKDSSEQRAKSEEGKMSASTPQSEPAPLNESLPPASKEDESSLTSTETQLNIDPPDDPEEDLRLQQLQAAAAQWQQHPHHRVGFQYQRIMQKHAQLQQIVQQYQQIMQQPPHLQTMSVEMQLRHYETQQKQFQQLHKDWERSMNQQWQHQLQTYPHKDQLQEYEKQWKAWDEQMKVTQSHLQEKVSSLQNLKNQYPANVSLPPPFVPYSQSAQGGIPVMPPTLPSTTPPLVPPPLSSVSQLSNSSSVPSGSSSQSSQSTETPRPALLPTPGTYASKISSSPVYSAYHSQGSSSFSSSDHGKSQVHHNKQTEQGCGELKTPSALSSTYTPTMQDKPVRSGGLLPDPPRSARFEGPRGPRFDGPRGRGYDKFEGSRPRGPRFDSQRSEGHRSRFDRQNTDGQHTSRWGNIPRGPAGQFYTSQNTSHAHGSRPGGPRWRGPRPHLGQQQSQTDSRSENKEPFTDIAGNQQTVSGTQSPPDVKSTSSAEPNEDLANTQQEPSKAEVKETTSDPPKKWTWSSHDPNEQVEESKGSTSPIPNQNSASLSSNSVALQSGVARTGGAVTPVTGNEDLDSTDSQLLDSDSTQIVPGPEGRGKGSFMHEDRGKGHINRGRGQGRGQGDGRGWGMGRGRGMGRMDGRGMGRMDGGRGMGRMDGGWGMGRMDDGHGWGMGRMDDGRGRGYVYRGRGQARQASIRGRGMFRRAGSRERMPDGRSGSRERMPDGRSGSRERTMGGQSDSRERVMSSRDRELAGRPGSRDRGQRAGSRERGPVRRAGSREREPMRRAGSRERVPVRRAGSRERVLVRRAGSRERGPVRRAGSRERGPVRRADSREREAGGNMDKPSHLGDDPDNMPPYHRDETLRGSWGHEDERMHEEFPLDSRDDPSMEHEHLDDWERERYWRDHNSDYQDDSVDPYDRDDRLPSHHSMPPLSPLSALPHLSSDHDRRDSWWDDWKRPRERELERDLDRTGRSSDIYDQDLDREWDNRDWDMRPMDDREMGNRDLDIPPLPPLPPLPPLDRYREDRWREDRNRDHYDRDLRDRGELRIREYPERYDTWREKQDFVPERNDWERERLSDRWYPDDGDRVRSLDGQLDSSLLPPSHSSDMLGTDSNLDSEQSLGGVMVLSQRQHEIILKAAQELKMLREQKEQLQKLKEFKPDISTQDSPRSQNTGTRPGAFQVNIEERWDEDSFHGLWDTNEDKGANMEYELRNQESMMPPPVSSPVKVPAVHTSVPSAVPGTLPPVIPPVPKAPVIQQTVDYGHGRDITTSKVEQIPYGERVTLRPEPLPERQTFQKEHPGRYNRERDREPYFERQGNSNVDHRDFKRERELHRERGSVDYDRERFEKERHPRDDRVLPTAPSRTPSYRDKKDHPPSRRGGFDRPPYERKTDRPAYDHGPSMFGENSSVQSLEFEGDRRNYPEERIPISAPSMPRQPPPAPRVERKPESKNVDDILKPPGRDSRPERIVIIMRGLPGSGKTHVAKLIRDKEVECGGPAPRVLSLDDYFITEVEKEERDPDTGKKVKKKVMEYEYEADMEETYRTSMFKTFKKTLDDGFFPFIILDAINDRVRHFEQFWSAAKTKGFEVYLAEMSADNQTCSKRNIHGRKLKDISRMSDHWEAAPRHMMRLDIRSLLQDAAIEEVEMEDFDANIEDQKEEAKKDTTEEEESELGYIPKSKWEMDTSEAKLEGVPSFCGD, via the exons ATGAAAGGCCCAGGAGTAGGGAAGGATTCATCTGAGCAGAGAGCAAAGTCTGAAGAAGGGAAAATGAGTGCTTCAACTCCGCAGTCTGAACCTGCGCCGCTTAATGAATCCTTGCCTCCAGCATCTAAGGAAGATGAGTCTTCTCTTACATCCACTGAAACTCAG CTTAATATTGATCCTCCTGATGACCCCGAGGAAGATTTGAGACTGCAGCAgttgcaagcagcagcagctcagtggcAGCAGCATCCCCATCACCGAGTTGGATTTCAGTACCAGAGAATAATGCAGAAGCATGCCCAGCTGCAACAGATAGTACAGCAGTATCAACAAATCATGCAACAGCCTCCACATCTACAG ACAATGTCAGTAGAGATGCAGCTGCGACATTatgaaacacagcaaaaacagttccaGCAGCTTCATAAAGACTGGGAGAGATCAATGAACCAACAGTGGCAGCATCAGCTTCAAACGTATCCTCATAAAGACCAACTTCAGGAGTATgagaaacagtggaaagcaTGGGATGAGCAGATGAAGGTCACTCAGTCCCATCTGCAGGAGAAAGTGAGCTCACTCCAAAATTTGAAGAATCAGTATCCTGCAAATGTTTCACTTCCACCTCCATTTGTTCCGTATTCTCAATCTGCTCAGGGTGGCATTCCTGTTATGCCTCCAACTTTGCCTTCAACTACACCTCCACTGGTTCCCCCACCTCTATCATCTGTGTCTCAGTTATCCAACTCCTCCTCTGTCCCTTCAGGATCCAGTTCTCAAAGCAGTCAATCTACTGAAACACCAAGGCCAGCTCTGCTTCCCACTCCTGGTACCTATGCATCAAAAATATCTAGTTCACCTGTGTATTCAGCTTACCATTCTCAAGGAAGCTCATCCTTCAGCTCTTCAGACCACGGAAAGTCTCAAGTTCACCATAATAAACAAACTGAGCAAGGATGTGGGGAACTGAAAACCCCTTCTGCATTGTCTTCAACATACACACCTACCATGCAGGATAAACCAGTGAGATCAGGTGGATTGCTTCCAGATCCTCCCAGATCAGCACGTTTTGAAGGTCCCAGAGGTCCTCG ATTTGATGGGCCTCGAGGAAGAGGATACGACAAATTTGAAGGCTCAAGGCCGAGAGGGCCCCGTTTTGACTCCCAGCGCTCAGAAGGACACAGGTCACGTTTTGACCGACAGAATACTGATGGACAGCATACGAGTAGATGGGGCAATATCCCACGTGGACCAGCAGGACAATTTTATACTTCCCAAAATACATCACATGCACATGGTTCTCGACCTGGTGGTCCACGGTGGAGGGGGCCTAGGCCTCATTTAGGACAGCAGCAGTCACAAACAGACTCaagatcagaaaacaaagagccTTTTACAGACATAGCTGGCAATCAGCAGACTGTAAGTGGAACGCAATCACCTCCTGATGTGAAGAGTACCAGTTCAGCTGAGCCAAATGAAGACCTGGCAAACACTCAACAGGAACCATCCAAAGCTGAAGTCAAAGAAACCACTTCAGACCCTCCTAAAAAGTGGACGTGGAGTTCACATGATCCTAACGAGCAAGTAGAAGAGTCCAAAGGAAGTACTTCACCTATTCCAAACCAGAATTCAGCATCCCTTTCTAGTAATTCTGTAGCTTTGCAGTCAGGTGTTGCAAGGACAGGAGGTGCAGTAACCCCTGTAACAGGAAATGAGGATCTGGATTCCACAGACAGTCAATTGCTTGATTCAGATAGTACCCAGATAGTACCTGGGCCAGAAGGCAGAGGGAAAGGGTCTTTTATGCATGAAGATAGAGGCAAGGGGCATATAAAcagaggaagaggacagggCAGAGGGCAAGGAGATGGCCGTGGCTGGGGTATGGGCCGTGGCAGAGGCATGGGCAGGATGGATGGCCGAGGAATGGGCAGGATGGATGGCGGCCGGGGAATGGGAAGAATGGACGGTGGCTGGGGAATGGGCAGGATGGATGATGGCCATGGCTGGGGAATGGGCAGGATGGACGATGGCCGTGGCAGAGGATATGTGTACAGAGGGAGAGGGCAGGCTAGGCAGGCATCCATCCGTGGCAGGGGCATGTTCaggagagcaggcagcagggaaAGGATGCCAGATGGGCGGtcagggagcagggagaggatGCCAGATGGACGATCTGGCAGCCGAGAGAGGACGATGGGTGGCCAGTCTGATAGCCGGGAGAGGGTGATGTCTAGCCGAGACAGAGAGCTAGCTGGGCGGCCAGGCAGCCGGGACAGGGGACAGCgggcaggcagcagggaaaGAGGCCCTGTCAGGCgggcaggcagcagggagagggagccCATGCGGCgggcaggcagcagggaaaGAGTCCCAGTCAGGCgggcaggcagcagggagagggtcCTTGTCAGGAGAGCAGGGAGTCGTGAGAGAGGTCCTGTCAGGAGGGCGGGTAGTCGTGAGAGAGGTCCTGTCAGGAGGGCAGATAGCCGGGAGAGGGAAGCAGGAGGCAATATGGATAAACCAAGTCACCTAGGAGATGACCCTGACAACATGCCTCCTTACCATCGAGATGAGACACTCAGGGGTTCTTGGGGTCATGAAGATGAGAGAATGCATGAGGAATTTCCTTTGGATAGTAGAGATGACCCTTCGATGGAGCACGAGCATTTGGATGACTGGGAAAGAGAACGATACTGGAGAGATCACAACTCTGATTATCAGGATGATTCTGTAGATCCATATGATAGAGATGACAGACTGCCATCTCATCATTCAATGCCTCCATTATCTCCGCTATCAGCACTACCTCATTTATCATCTGATCATGACAGACGAGATTCATGGTGGGATGACTGGAAAAGGCCAAGAGAGAGGGAACTAGAGAGAGATCTAGATAGAACTGGGAGATCCTCAGACATTTACGATCAAGATTTGGACAGAGAATGGGATAATAGAGACTGGGACATGAGACCTATGGATGATAGAGAAATGGGGAATCGTGACCTGGATATTCCCCCCCTACCACCACTACCACCCCTTCCACCTCTGGACAGATACCGTGAAGACAGGTGGAGAGAGGATAGGAATAGAGACCATTATGACAGAGACCTCCGAGACAGAGGTGAGCTGAGAATTCGAGAGTATCCGGAGAGATATGACACATGGCGGGAGAAACAGGACTTTGTTCCTGAAAGGAATGATTGGGAGAGGGAACGGTTGTCAGATAGGTGGTATCCAGACGATGGAGACAGAGTAAGATCTTTGGATGGTCAGCTGGATTCATCCCTTCTTCCACCTTCACATTCCTCTGATATGCTGGGAACAGATTCCAACCTGGACTCAGAACAGTCCTTGGGGGGAGTGATGGTCCTGAGCCAAAGACAGcatgaaataattctgaaagCTGCCCAGGAGCTCAAAATGCTTCG AGAGCAAAAAGAACAGCTGCAAAAGTTGAAAGAGTTTAAACCTGACATTTCCACGCAGGACTCTCCAAGATCACAGAACACAGGCACGAGACCAGGTGCCTTTCAGGTAAATATTGAG GAACGCTGGGATGAAGATTCTTTCCACGGACTCTGGGACACAAATGAAGATAAAGGAGCAAATATGGAATATGAATTACGTAATCAGGAGTCAATGATGCCTCCACCAGTATCCTCGCCTGTGAAAGTACCTGCTGTTCACACCTCTGTTCCGTCAGCTGTACCAGGAACACTGCCTCCAGTTATTCCACCGGTTCCTAAAGCACCTGTAATTCAGCAAACTGTGGATTACGGCCATGGACGAG ATATAACCACCAGTAAAGTGGAACAGATTCCATATGGGGAGAGGGTAACTCTGCGTCCAGAACCTCTACCAGAGAGgcaaacatttcaaaaag AGCACCCTGGTCGTTACAACAGAGAAAGAGACCGTGAGCCCTATTTTGAGCGTCAAGGCAACTCAAATGTGGATCACAGGGATTTCAAGAGAGAGCGGGAATTACACAGAGAGCGTGGTTCTGTGGACTATGACCGAGAGAGATTTGAAAAAGAGCGTCATCCCCGAGATGATAG GGTTCTTCCTACTGCGCCTTCAAGGACTCCGTCTTACCGTGACAAGAAAGACCATCCCCCCTCTAGGAGGGGTGGATTTGACAGACCACCATATGAAAGAAAGACAGATCGTCCAGCATATGATCATGGGCCGTCCATGTTTGGAG AAAATTCTTCTGTCCAATCACTGGAATTTGAAGGTGATCGTAGAAATTACCCCGAGGAAAGGATTCCTATTTCTGCTCCATCAATGCCCCGTCAGCCACCACCTGCTCCACGAGTGGAAAGGAAGCCAGAATCTAAAAATGTAGATGATATTTTGAAGCCACCAGGACGAGACAGCAGGCCAGAGAGG ATTGTAATCATCATGAGAGGGTTGCCTGGCAGTGGAAAGACACATGTAGCAAAACTCATCAGG GATAAGGAAGTGGAGTGTGGAGGACCTGCACCAAGGGTGCTCAGCCTGGATGATTATTTCATCACTGaagtagaaaaggaagagagagacccagatacagggaaaaaagtaaaaaagaag GTGATGGAATACGAATATGAAGCTGATATGGAAGAGACTTACCGTACCAGCATGtttaaaactttcaaaaagACATTAGATGATGGCTTCTTCCCCTTCATTATCCTTGATGCTATCAATGATAGAGTGAGACATTTTGAGCAGTTTTGGAGTGCAGCAAAAACCAAAGGTTTTGAG GTATACTTGGCTGAAATGAGTGCAGATAACCAGACCTGTTCCAAGAGGAATATTCATGGACGGAAGCTAAAGGACATCAGCAGG atgTCTGATCACTGGGAGGCAGCACCACGTCACATGATGCGCCTGGACATTCGTTCTTTGTTGCAAGATGCTGCTATTGAGGAG GTGGAGATGGAGGATTTTGATGCAAATATTGAAGACCAGAAAGAAGAAGCCAAAAAGGATACaacagaggaagaagagagtgAACTG
- the YLPM1 gene encoding YLP motif-containing protein 1 isoform X4 yields the protein MKGPGVGKDSSEQRAKSEEGKMSASTPQSEPAPLNESLPPASKEDESSLTSTETQLNIDPPDDPEEDLRLQQLQAAAAQWQQHPHHRVGFQYQRIMQKHAQLQQIVQQYQQIMQQPPHLQTMSVEMQLRHYETQQKQFQQLHKDWERSMNQQWQHQLQTYPHKDQLQEYEKQWKAWDEQMKVTQSHLQEKVSSLQNLKNQYPANVSLPPPFVPYSQSAQGGIPVMPPTLPSTTPPLVPPPLSSVSQLSNSSSVPSGSSSQSSQSTETPRPALLPTPGTYASKISSSPVYSAYHSQGSSSFSSSDHGKSQVHHNKQTEQGCGELKTPSALSSTYTPTMQDKPVRSGGLLPDPPRSARFEGPRGPRFDGPRGRGYDKFEGSRPRGPRFDSQRSEGHRSRFDRQNTDGQHTSRWGNIPRGPAGQFYTSQNTSHAHGSRPGGPRWRGPRPHLGQQQSQTDSRSENKEPFTDIAGNQQTVSGTQSPPDVKSTSSAEPNEDLANTQQEPSKAEVKETTSDPPKKWTWSSHDPNEQVEESKGSTSPIPNQNSASLSSNSVALQSGVARTGGAVTPVTGNEDLDSTDSQLLDSDSTQIVPGPEGRGKGSFMHEDRGKGHINRGRGQGRGQGDGRGWGMGRGRGMGRMDGRGMGRMDGGRGMGRMDGGWGMGRMDDGHGWGMGRMDDGRGRGYVYRGRGQARQASIRGRGMFRRAGSRERMPDGRSGSRERMPDGRSGSRERTMGGQSDSRERVMSSRDRELAGRPGSRDRGQRAGSRERGPVRRAGSREREPMRRAGSRERVPVRRAGSRERVLVRRAGSRERGPVRRAGSRERGPVRRADSREREAGGNMDKPSHLGDDPDNMPPYHRDETLRGSWGHEDERMHEEFPLDSRDDPSMEHEHLDDWERERYWRDHNSDYQDDSVDPYDRDDRLPSHHSMPPLSPLSALPHLSSDHDRRDSWWDDWKRPRERELERDLDRTGRSSDIYDQDLDREWDNRDWDMRPMDDREMGNRDLDIPPLPPLPPLPPLDRYREDRWREDRNRDHYDRDLRDRGELRIREYPERYDTWREKQDFVPERNDWERERLSDRWYPDDGDRVRSLDGQLDSSLLPPSHSSDMLGTDSNLDSEQSLGGVMVLSQRQHEIILKAAQELKMLREQKEQLQKLKEFKPDISTQDSPRSQNTGTRPGAFQVNIEERWDEDSFHGLWDTNEDKGANMEYELRNQESMMPPPVSSPVKVPAVHTSVPSAVPGTLPPVIPPVPKAPVIQQTVDYGHGRDITTSKVEQIPYGERVTLRPEPLPERQTFQKEHPGRYNRERDREPYFERQGNSNVDHRDFKRERELHRERGSVDYDRERFEKERHPRDDRVLPTAPSRTPSYRDKKDHPPSRRGGFDRPPYERKTDRPAYDHGPSMFGENSSVQSLEFEGDRRNYPEERIPISAPSMPRQPPPAPRVERKPESKNVDDILKPPGRDSRPERIVIIMRGLPGSGKTHVAKLIRDKEVECGGPAPRVLSLDDYFITEVEKEERDPDTGKKVKKKVMEYEYEADMEETYRTSMFKTFKKTLDDGFFPFIILDAINDRVRHFEQFWSAAKTKGFEVYLAEMSADNQTCSKRNIHGRKLKDISRMSDHWEAAPRHMMRLDIRSLLQDAAIEEVEMEDFDANIEDQKEEAKKDTTEEEESELTSWMVCGLALKGNVTGKQLPAEWKIICSFQMTMIHVLLNLGRRGCGGQT from the exons ATGAAAGGCCCAGGAGTAGGGAAGGATTCATCTGAGCAGAGAGCAAAGTCTGAAGAAGGGAAAATGAGTGCTTCAACTCCGCAGTCTGAACCTGCGCCGCTTAATGAATCCTTGCCTCCAGCATCTAAGGAAGATGAGTCTTCTCTTACATCCACTGAAACTCAG CTTAATATTGATCCTCCTGATGACCCCGAGGAAGATTTGAGACTGCAGCAgttgcaagcagcagcagctcagtggcAGCAGCATCCCCATCACCGAGTTGGATTTCAGTACCAGAGAATAATGCAGAAGCATGCCCAGCTGCAACAGATAGTACAGCAGTATCAACAAATCATGCAACAGCCTCCACATCTACAG ACAATGTCAGTAGAGATGCAGCTGCGACATTatgaaacacagcaaaaacagttccaGCAGCTTCATAAAGACTGGGAGAGATCAATGAACCAACAGTGGCAGCATCAGCTTCAAACGTATCCTCATAAAGACCAACTTCAGGAGTATgagaaacagtggaaagcaTGGGATGAGCAGATGAAGGTCACTCAGTCCCATCTGCAGGAGAAAGTGAGCTCACTCCAAAATTTGAAGAATCAGTATCCTGCAAATGTTTCACTTCCACCTCCATTTGTTCCGTATTCTCAATCTGCTCAGGGTGGCATTCCTGTTATGCCTCCAACTTTGCCTTCAACTACACCTCCACTGGTTCCCCCACCTCTATCATCTGTGTCTCAGTTATCCAACTCCTCCTCTGTCCCTTCAGGATCCAGTTCTCAAAGCAGTCAATCTACTGAAACACCAAGGCCAGCTCTGCTTCCCACTCCTGGTACCTATGCATCAAAAATATCTAGTTCACCTGTGTATTCAGCTTACCATTCTCAAGGAAGCTCATCCTTCAGCTCTTCAGACCACGGAAAGTCTCAAGTTCACCATAATAAACAAACTGAGCAAGGATGTGGGGAACTGAAAACCCCTTCTGCATTGTCTTCAACATACACACCTACCATGCAGGATAAACCAGTGAGATCAGGTGGATTGCTTCCAGATCCTCCCAGATCAGCACGTTTTGAAGGTCCCAGAGGTCCTCG ATTTGATGGGCCTCGAGGAAGAGGATACGACAAATTTGAAGGCTCAAGGCCGAGAGGGCCCCGTTTTGACTCCCAGCGCTCAGAAGGACACAGGTCACGTTTTGACCGACAGAATACTGATGGACAGCATACGAGTAGATGGGGCAATATCCCACGTGGACCAGCAGGACAATTTTATACTTCCCAAAATACATCACATGCACATGGTTCTCGACCTGGTGGTCCACGGTGGAGGGGGCCTAGGCCTCATTTAGGACAGCAGCAGTCACAAACAGACTCaagatcagaaaacaaagagccTTTTACAGACATAGCTGGCAATCAGCAGACTGTAAGTGGAACGCAATCACCTCCTGATGTGAAGAGTACCAGTTCAGCTGAGCCAAATGAAGACCTGGCAAACACTCAACAGGAACCATCCAAAGCTGAAGTCAAAGAAACCACTTCAGACCCTCCTAAAAAGTGGACGTGGAGTTCACATGATCCTAACGAGCAAGTAGAAGAGTCCAAAGGAAGTACTTCACCTATTCCAAACCAGAATTCAGCATCCCTTTCTAGTAATTCTGTAGCTTTGCAGTCAGGTGTTGCAAGGACAGGAGGTGCAGTAACCCCTGTAACAGGAAATGAGGATCTGGATTCCACAGACAGTCAATTGCTTGATTCAGATAGTACCCAGATAGTACCTGGGCCAGAAGGCAGAGGGAAAGGGTCTTTTATGCATGAAGATAGAGGCAAGGGGCATATAAAcagaggaagaggacagggCAGAGGGCAAGGAGATGGCCGTGGCTGGGGTATGGGCCGTGGCAGAGGCATGGGCAGGATGGATGGCCGAGGAATGGGCAGGATGGATGGCGGCCGGGGAATGGGAAGAATGGACGGTGGCTGGGGAATGGGCAGGATGGATGATGGCCATGGCTGGGGAATGGGCAGGATGGACGATGGCCGTGGCAGAGGATATGTGTACAGAGGGAGAGGGCAGGCTAGGCAGGCATCCATCCGTGGCAGGGGCATGTTCaggagagcaggcagcagggaaAGGATGCCAGATGGGCGGtcagggagcagggagaggatGCCAGATGGACGATCTGGCAGCCGAGAGAGGACGATGGGTGGCCAGTCTGATAGCCGGGAGAGGGTGATGTCTAGCCGAGACAGAGAGCTAGCTGGGCGGCCAGGCAGCCGGGACAGGGGACAGCgggcaggcagcagggaaaGAGGCCCTGTCAGGCgggcaggcagcagggagagggagccCATGCGGCgggcaggcagcagggaaaGAGTCCCAGTCAGGCgggcaggcagcagggagagggtcCTTGTCAGGAGAGCAGGGAGTCGTGAGAGAGGTCCTGTCAGGAGGGCGGGTAGTCGTGAGAGAGGTCCTGTCAGGAGGGCAGATAGCCGGGAGAGGGAAGCAGGAGGCAATATGGATAAACCAAGTCACCTAGGAGATGACCCTGACAACATGCCTCCTTACCATCGAGATGAGACACTCAGGGGTTCTTGGGGTCATGAAGATGAGAGAATGCATGAGGAATTTCCTTTGGATAGTAGAGATGACCCTTCGATGGAGCACGAGCATTTGGATGACTGGGAAAGAGAACGATACTGGAGAGATCACAACTCTGATTATCAGGATGATTCTGTAGATCCATATGATAGAGATGACAGACTGCCATCTCATCATTCAATGCCTCCATTATCTCCGCTATCAGCACTACCTCATTTATCATCTGATCATGACAGACGAGATTCATGGTGGGATGACTGGAAAAGGCCAAGAGAGAGGGAACTAGAGAGAGATCTAGATAGAACTGGGAGATCCTCAGACATTTACGATCAAGATTTGGACAGAGAATGGGATAATAGAGACTGGGACATGAGACCTATGGATGATAGAGAAATGGGGAATCGTGACCTGGATATTCCCCCCCTACCACCACTACCACCCCTTCCACCTCTGGACAGATACCGTGAAGACAGGTGGAGAGAGGATAGGAATAGAGACCATTATGACAGAGACCTCCGAGACAGAGGTGAGCTGAGAATTCGAGAGTATCCGGAGAGATATGACACATGGCGGGAGAAACAGGACTTTGTTCCTGAAAGGAATGATTGGGAGAGGGAACGGTTGTCAGATAGGTGGTATCCAGACGATGGAGACAGAGTAAGATCTTTGGATGGTCAGCTGGATTCATCCCTTCTTCCACCTTCACATTCCTCTGATATGCTGGGAACAGATTCCAACCTGGACTCAGAACAGTCCTTGGGGGGAGTGATGGTCCTGAGCCAAAGACAGcatgaaataattctgaaagCTGCCCAGGAGCTCAAAATGCTTCG AGAGCAAAAAGAACAGCTGCAAAAGTTGAAAGAGTTTAAACCTGACATTTCCACGCAGGACTCTCCAAGATCACAGAACACAGGCACGAGACCAGGTGCCTTTCAGGTAAATATTGAG GAACGCTGGGATGAAGATTCTTTCCACGGACTCTGGGACACAAATGAAGATAAAGGAGCAAATATGGAATATGAATTACGTAATCAGGAGTCAATGATGCCTCCACCAGTATCCTCGCCTGTGAAAGTACCTGCTGTTCACACCTCTGTTCCGTCAGCTGTACCAGGAACACTGCCTCCAGTTATTCCACCGGTTCCTAAAGCACCTGTAATTCAGCAAACTGTGGATTACGGCCATGGACGAG ATATAACCACCAGTAAAGTGGAACAGATTCCATATGGGGAGAGGGTAACTCTGCGTCCAGAACCTCTACCAGAGAGgcaaacatttcaaaaag AGCACCCTGGTCGTTACAACAGAGAAAGAGACCGTGAGCCCTATTTTGAGCGTCAAGGCAACTCAAATGTGGATCACAGGGATTTCAAGAGAGAGCGGGAATTACACAGAGAGCGTGGTTCTGTGGACTATGACCGAGAGAGATTTGAAAAAGAGCGTCATCCCCGAGATGATAG GGTTCTTCCTACTGCGCCTTCAAGGACTCCGTCTTACCGTGACAAGAAAGACCATCCCCCCTCTAGGAGGGGTGGATTTGACAGACCACCATATGAAAGAAAGACAGATCGTCCAGCATATGATCATGGGCCGTCCATGTTTGGAG AAAATTCTTCTGTCCAATCACTGGAATTTGAAGGTGATCGTAGAAATTACCCCGAGGAAAGGATTCCTATTTCTGCTCCATCAATGCCCCGTCAGCCACCACCTGCTCCACGAGTGGAAAGGAAGCCAGAATCTAAAAATGTAGATGATATTTTGAAGCCACCAGGACGAGACAGCAGGCCAGAGAGG ATTGTAATCATCATGAGAGGGTTGCCTGGCAGTGGAAAGACACATGTAGCAAAACTCATCAGG GATAAGGAAGTGGAGTGTGGAGGACCTGCACCAAGGGTGCTCAGCCTGGATGATTATTTCATCACTGaagtagaaaaggaagagagagacccagatacagggaaaaaagtaaaaaagaag GTGATGGAATACGAATATGAAGCTGATATGGAAGAGACTTACCGTACCAGCATGtttaaaactttcaaaaagACATTAGATGATGGCTTCTTCCCCTTCATTATCCTTGATGCTATCAATGATAGAGTGAGACATTTTGAGCAGTTTTGGAGTGCAGCAAAAACCAAAGGTTTTGAG GTATACTTGGCTGAAATGAGTGCAGATAACCAGACCTGTTCCAAGAGGAATATTCATGGACGGAAGCTAAAGGACATCAGCAGG atgTCTGATCACTGGGAGGCAGCACCACGTCACATGATGCGCCTGGACATTCGTTCTTTGTTGCAAGATGCTGCTATTGAGGAG GTGGAGATGGAGGATTTTGATGCAAATATTGAAGACCAGAAAGAAGAAGCCAAAAAGGATACaacagaggaagaagagagtgAACTG